The following DNA comes from Papaver somniferum cultivar HN1 chromosome 4, ASM357369v1, whole genome shotgun sequence.
tcatcttcttctcaatcGAAACAAGTGAAAAAGAAGCTATTTCCAAAACGTTCTTCTTCTTGTAAAGACAATAATAATAATCAATCTTCTAGATGGAATAGAAATCGATTCTCTAAAAAAGATGATTCTCTACTTAATCAAGAGGATGCAATTGCTGCTGCTATTTTATTCCAACAACAACAATTACAGAATGGGGGTGCATTTGATCGATCTACTTCATTAAGATACACCAGTGGCAATAGTTCAAAAAAACAACAAGCTTTACCAAGGAGTTCAAGTTCTAGGGCTAGATCAGTTTCTGATACTATTCTTCAACCCCGTCAGCTTCTTAATCAGGTATTCTCTTGTCTATTTTCACTATCAATTTGCCcccttttgtttgttttttagtaATTCGATTGGGGACACACACAGGAACTGAAAATTGATGAATTGGAGACATCACATTTTGTACTTGTTCATGGAGGTGGTTATGGTGCTTGGTGTTGGTATAAAACCATGTCATTACTAGAAGAAGCTGGATTCAAGGTTGATGCCATTGACTTAACTGGTTCTGGGATTCATTCATGTGATACAAACACTATTACATCTCTTGCTCAGTATGTTAGCCCATTAATACTTCTTCTTCAGAACCTCCAAGATGGTCACAAGGTACACTACTCTTTCACCTTTCTTTTTGTCGTTGCAATTAgggaataaaattttgttttaggTGTTCTACCTGCAAGAATATGGCATTGTCTTTAGGTTGTTCCCATGATGCCTTCATGTAATTTCTTTCGACTTTCTAGTAGCCTCGCATTTGAATTTTGAGCTTATTAGGTGATTTTATATACCTCCATGGCAGTAGAAGCAGACAATTTCGTTCTAGAGCCTCTCTATAACTGATTAACAAGCTGTCTGTATGTCTTCCAGAGTTCATGTTTTCTGGAGCTTAgttattttcaaaacatcatttaaaGTTGGTAGACTATTTCTCCTCAGTTTGGGTCACGTCGTGCTTTTAGTTTTCTGGCTGTGTTATTATCCGGTGGCGGAATTTTGTTTGTGCAGGTTATATTGGTGGGTCACGACTTTGGGGGCGCATGTATATCGTACGCCATGGAGTTATTTCCAC
Coding sequences within:
- the LOC113271769 gene encoding putative methylesterase 11, chloroplastic — protein: MGNFMSCSSSSSQSKQVKKKLFPKRSSSCKDNNNNQSSRWNRNRFSKKDDSLLNQEDAIAAAILFQQQQLQNGGAFDRSTSLRYTSGNSSKKQQALPRSSSSRARSVSDTILQPRQLLNQELKIDELETSHFVLVHGGGYGAWCWYKTMSLLEEAGFKVDAIDLTGSGIHSCDTNTITSLAQYVSPLILLLQNLQDGHKVILVGHDFGGACISYAMELFPHKIAKAIFIAASMLTGGQSTLDMFNQQSGSNDLMRQAQVFLYANGNDHPPTAIDLDKSLLKDLLFNQSPAKDVALASVSMRPIPFAPVLEKLSLSEEKYGAVRRFYIETTEDDAIPLSIQQNMITSNPPEKVFRIKGSDHSPFFSKPQSLHKHLVEISTIPAIEKCGSSVIG